The genome window TTGTCCACGTAGATTACGGCCTCGGGCATGGCCTTTGCGGGAAACTGGAGATAGACCCTCGCGTGACTTACGGCGCGGGGGATATTCGCGCCGGGCTGCAGCTGAAACACAAGGTGTTTCCAATCCGATTCGCCCGCCCACTTGTCCAGCCGCAGACTGCCGGAAGACTGGTGCTCCATATCAGACCAGGCAAAGGACAAGGTGGCCGCAGCCTGGTCGGCGCCTATGCCCTGTTCGGGGGTCAGGTCTGCATAGCGGACCATCAGCGAAAGCGTGTACGGGAACGCCGGGTCCAGCGTGCCGATGGGCGCGGGCACGGCCACCGCCACGCTATCGACCATCGCCGCGCCGGGCACACCGCCCGCGCGCCGCAACCGTACCCGGAACGAGTCCGGGTAGGCATCGGCGGGCACGGGCGCCTCCAGCTGCAGCCTGGACCAGACCCCGGTTCCCGGATGCGCGGCCTGGACGGACTGTTGGCCGCCGGGGATGTCGTAGCACAATTCAAGGAAGAGCAAGGCGGGCGTGTCGGCCCGGGCATCCGCGACTACGTACGCGGTGCGGCCCGGTGCGAGCCCCAGCTTGATTGGCTGTTCGAGAATCACATCGGTCACGGCCGGCAGCAGCGCGGCGGCGCGAGACCCCACCGCGGCGCCCGCGACTACCTCGACCTTGCCGCCGGCGGGCGCCCAGCCGATCAACCCGTTCTCCGGCGTTGCTTCGAAGCTTGAATTCCGAAGCCGGTACGTGAAAGGTCCCGCGCCGAACTCCATGGCGGCGCCTTTCATGGCATCGGCCGTCAGCCTGAAACAACGTTTGCCCTCGTAAGCCGGTTGCCCCTGCACCACGAGATGCCGCAGCGCCTCCGTGCCGGGGCCGGGTTCCGCGCCGCCGCTGGGAATCAGGTTGACCGTCGGCGCGCCCAGCCGCCACACGTCGGCGCGCCGGAACTCGCGCCGGGCCGCGCCCAGCGACGTCAAGAGGTCGGTATGCAGCCGGAACGCGCCGCCGTACTGAACGAAACACAGCGTGGCAAGCGGGTTGCCGGTCAGGAAACGCTCAAATTCTTCGCGCGAGGGCTGCCCCAGGACGGATTCGCGCGTGGCGCGGATGGCGGGCCGCTCCAGACCGGCGGAATAGTCCAGGACCATCTCGGCCCAGAAACGCGACGTCATGTCGGAGAAGCAAAGGATGTCCGTAGGGGCGAGGCCGGTGCTCAGGTACTTCGAGAAGCCCTTCGAGTCCTCGACGGGCCGCGCATCCAACTCGCGCCGCAACGCCGCCGCCGCGGGCAAGGTAAACAGCACCAGGAGGCCACCGATCGCCGCGCGCCGCACGAGCGCGTCCCAGTCCTCCGGCGCAACGCGCGCCAGTTGCTCCAGCCGCCACGGCAGACGGCGCAGCGCCGGGCCCAGACCGCCGGCAATGTGGACGATGCCCAGCGCAACCAGCGCGAGCATCAACGGAAGCAGGAAGCACAGGTGGCGCGCCACCCAGAAATGCGTGGTGCGCACGACCATCATCGGCAGCGGCAGGAGGAGCAGCGCGGCCCCGGCAAACCAAGCGAGCGGCCTTGCCCGGCGCCAGAGGCCTGCACATCCGGCAGCCGCGCACAACCACAACACCGCCAACACCGGCCAAGGCTTCACGGCGAGATACTCGCTCAAGAACCTGGCGTACTGGAGCGGCGTCAGGCGGTAATAGTGGCCCGGCGCGGCCAGCGTCATATCCACGGCCGTGTTTTCGTAGCCCTTCAGGAAGGCCAGCGGCGTTGCGCCCACGTAAGCCATGAGCGCAACCGTGCCCGATATGCCGAGTATGCCGGAGAGCGCGGGCGCAATAACCGATTGCAGCCGTGTTCTCCAGGACGCGTGCGCCCGGGAGCATGCCCGCTGACAACAGGCGGCGAACACAAGGACACCCAGAAAAGGCAGCACGAGCAAGTGCTGCGGCGCGACCCAGAACGCGGCCAGGACGAATAATGCCCAGCCGAGCAGGTCGGGCTGCGCCAGCGCGCGGTACAGCAGCCAGACCGCCAGGATTGCGCCCAGCATGACCGGCGCGTACATGCGCGCTTCCACGCTGAAGCCGGCGTGAAAGGCGTTGAGGGATAGCAGCCAGGCCGCGAGCACGCCCGCAAGCCGGCTGTGCGCCCCGCGCACCAGCGCGTACAGCGCCGGCACCGCCAGTACGCCGGCGATCACGCTGGGCAGCCGCAGCACGCCCTCGCTGAATCCGAGATACTGCGCGCACAAGACCGGCATGTACATATAGCCGGGATTCAAAGAGACGCCCCACCGGTGCATGCTCCAGCGCAGCCCGTGCACCGCGCAGAACCGCGTCCAGAGTTCATCGGCCCACAGACTTGCGTCGATCTCCGGCACTCGCAGCACGGCCGCAAGAAGCGTAATCAGGGTCAACAGCACCCCGGCCTGCCGCGCCGTAAGGTCCCGTACGCACCATGCCCCGCCCGTCTGCGATTCAACCTGCTCCCGCTGACCGTCCATCACTACCCTCGTATTCCAAAGACGCGAAAGTCTACCAAAAGAGCATCCGGCAAGGGAAAAGCGTTTATTCGAGGCCCCCCGGGTTTCAATAGAGACCGGATAGACTCCGGCACCGCCAATCTTGCCATCCTGGGGCTCGCGGCAAGGTACGAAGGGCCGCCCGCCGGCTCAGCCACTTCTTATCAAGCCGATAG of Candidatus Hydrogenedentota bacterium contains these proteins:
- a CDS encoding glycosyltransferase family 39 protein encodes the protein MMDGQREQVESQTGGAWCVRDLTARQAGVLLTLITLLAAVLRVPEIDASLWADELWTRFCAVHGLRWSMHRWGVSLNPGYMYMPVLCAQYLGFSEGVLRLPSVIAGVLAVPALYALVRGAHSRLAGVLAAWLLSLNAFHAGFSVEARMYAPVMLGAILAVWLLYRALAQPDLLGWALFVLAAFWVAPQHLLVLPFLGVLVFAACCQRACSRAHASWRTRLQSVIAPALSGILGISGTVALMAYVGATPLAFLKGYENTAVDMTLAAPGHYYRLTPLQYARFLSEYLAVKPWPVLAVLWLCAAAGCAGLWRRARPLAWFAGAALLLLPLPMMVVRTTHFWVARHLCFLLPLMLALVALGIVHIAGGLGPALRRLPWRLEQLARVAPEDWDALVRRAAIGGLLVLFTLPAAAALRRELDARPVEDSKGFSKYLSTGLAPTDILCFSDMTSRFWAEMVLDYSAGLERPAIRATRESVLGQPSREEFERFLTGNPLATLCFVQYGGAFRLHTDLLTSLGAARREFRRADVWRLGAPTVNLIPSGGAEPGPGTEALRHLVVQGQPAYEGKRCFRLTADAMKGAAMEFGAGPFTYRLRNSSFEATPENGLIGWAPAGGKVEVVAGAAVGSRAAALLPAVTDVILEQPIKLGLAPGRTAYVVADARADTPALLFLELCYDIPGGQQSVQAAHPGTGVWSRLQLEAPVPADAYPDSFRVRLRRAGGVPGAAMVDSVAVAVPAPIGTLDPAFPYTLSLMVRYADLTPEQGIGADQAAATLSFAWSDMEHQSSGSLRLDKWAGESDWKHLVFQLQPGANIPRAVSHARVYLQFPAKAMPEAVIYVDNVQLEPGTAPTPFVNGRRLPHDEALAGLRDAQAE